The genomic window GGGCACCGTCGAACCGTAGTGACGCCGTGATGGACGACACTATCTGTCCAACAAGACGGTTGAGATTGGTGTACGTTGGACGCTCAATGTCAAGGTTACGCCGACATATGTCGTAAATGGCCTCGTTGTCGACCATGAAGGCGCAGTCAGAGTGCTCGAGGGTGCAGTGGGTGACGAGCACGGAGTTGTACGGCTCGACCACCGCAGTGGAAATCTGCGGCGCAGGGTAAATGGCAAACTCCAGTTTGGATTTCTTGCCGTAGTCCACAGATAGTCTCTCCATCAGAAGGGATGTAAAACCCGAGCCGGTCCCACCCCCGAAACTGTGGAAAATGAGGAAACCCTGGAGTCCCGTGCACTGGTCAGCCTGTGGGCAAAGAAGGTACAAAACATTAAaagggagcaggaaatggaaTCTATCgtcaaaggacagtgaacacaggaCAGGAGCAAAGATACTGACCGTccctggtgggacagggcagtgggagctggtgagaaggggcagtgggagatggggagaagggagagtgggagatggggagaaggggcagtgggagatggggagaagggagatggggagaagggagagtgggacatggggagaagggagagtgggagatggggagaagggagagtgggagaagggagagtgggagaagggagatggggagaagggagatggggagaagggagatggggagaaggcagaatgggagatggtgagaatggAGAGTAGGAGCTGGTGAGAATGGGGCGGCGGGAGATGGGGACAAGGGGCGGCGGGAGATGGGGACAAGGGGCGGCGGGAGATGGGGACAAGGGGCagcgggagatggggagaaggggcagcGGGAGATGGGGACAAGGGGCGGCGGGAGATGGGGACAAGGGGCGGCGGGAGATGGGGACAAGGGGCGGCGGGAGATGGGGACAAGGGGCGGCGGGAGATGGGGACAAGGGGCGGCGGGAGATGGGGACAAGGGGCGGCGGGAGATGGGGACAAGGGGCGGCGGGAGATGGGGACAACGGGCGGCGGGAGATGGGGACAAGGGGCGGCGGGAGATGGGgacaaggggcagtgggagatggggagaaggggcagtgggagatggggagaaggggcagtgggagatggggagaaggggcagtggaAGCCTGGGGGAGAGAGTAATGAATTGGGGTGGAGGGAGTGCGGAACCAAGGGTGGAAGCACTGGGGGAGTTGGGAGAGTAATTGAGGTTGGGGGGGCAGGAAGAGTCAGGGAAGGGACCATCAGGCATCGAATATTGTAGGGTGCATGGGAAACCAAAATGGCCACTCAAAGGACTTGAACAAAGGCCGGCTCTATGTAAACAGGAAGAACACCGATCTTCCGAAGTTTGTGCGGCCAATTGGGAGAaattccaaggaaattcccatccACTTTTCAGCATTGTTATTGGCTGCTTTTTTCCTGAATGGGCAGTGGAAGGGACATCAATAAGTGATACTGGAGAGAATAAGCAGGATTTCTTTACTCGTGACACTTCGTCAGCTGTAAGATTTTAATTCTACCAGTTGTATTGGGCGGTGGGAGAGATggtgggagggggcggagggagcgatggcgggacggggcggagggagcgatggcgggacggggcggagggagcgatggcgggacggggcggagggagcgATGGCGGGACGGGGCGGTGGGAGCGATGGCGGGACGGGGCGGTGGGAGAGATGGCGGGACGGGGCGGTGGGAGCGATGGCGGGACGGGGCGGTGGGAGCGACGGCGGGACGGGGCGGTGGGAGCGAAGGcgggacggggcggagggagcgacggcgggacggggcggagggagcgatggcgggacggggcggagggagcgatggcgggacggggcggagggagcgatggcgggacggggcggagggagatgATGGGATTGGGCAGCGGGATCAGGCTGCGGGAGCCAGTACACAACCTACCAGCTTCCGTATTCGATCCAAGACCAGATCCACGATCTCCTTGCCGATGGAGCAGTGGCCCCGTGCGTAGTTATTGGCCGCATCCTCCTTGCCGGTGATGAGTTGCTCGGGGTGAAAGAGCTGTCGGTAGGTGCCGGTGCGGACCTCATCTGGGGGCAGGGAACGGAGAGTTAAAAACCTGAACACAAAACGTTCCAGGCACTTTGATACGAGTCCGGCCATACTTGAACGAGTTTAGTGAGAGCACTGACCACCTAACACATCAACAATCTCTCCCCTTACCGATCACAGTGGGCTCCAGATCTACAAACACGGCTCGGGGGATGTGCTTGCCCGCCCCCGTCTCACTGAAGAAGGTGTTGAAGGAGTCGTCCCCACCTCCGATGGTCTTGTCACTGGGCATCTGCCCATCTGGTTGGATCCCATGCTCCAGGCAATACAGCTCCCAGCAAGCATTGCCGATCTGCACACCTGCCTGGCCAGCGTGGATTGAAAGACACTCACGCTAAAGAGTGGAGAACACAGGATTATTTACACAGGTAGGAGGACAATGCCTTATACAGTCAGTGGAGGTGGAAGGGAGAAGGGTGTGTGGATCCCTTCTCTCTCCCAGTGGATCCCACTCTCCCAGTGGATCCCACTCTCCTCGAATCCTTAATTCCCTGTGGATCTCCCTGTCACTCCTTGTGGATCCCTTTGCCTGTGAATTCCAGC from Heptranchias perlo isolate sHepPer1 unplaced genomic scaffold, sHepPer1.hap1 HAP1_SCAFFOLD_154, whole genome shotgun sequence includes these protein-coding regions:
- the LOC137309219 gene encoding tubulin alpha-1 chain-like produces the protein MPSDKTIGGGDDSFNTFFSETGAGKHIPRAVFVDLEPTVIDEVRTGTYRQLFHPEQLITGKEDAANNYARGHCSIGKEIVDLVLDRIRKLADQCTGLQGFLIFHSFGGGTGSGFTSLLMERLSVDYGKKSKLEFAIYPAPQISTAVVEPYNSVLVTHCTLEHSDCAFMVDNEAIYDICRRNLDIERPTYTNLNRLVGQIVSSITASLRFDGALNVDLTEFQTNLVPYPRIHFPLATYAPLISAEKAYHEQITVAEITNACFEPANQMVKCDPRQGKYMACCMLYRGDVVPKDVNASIATIKTKRSIQFVDWCPTGFKVGINYQPPTVVPGGDLAKVQRALCMLSNTTAIALAWTRLNLKFDKMYAKRAFVHWYVGEGLEEGEFQDAREDLASLEKDYEEVAVDSSSLDRKAEEEE